The following proteins are co-located in the Apium graveolens cultivar Ventura chromosome 5, ASM990537v1, whole genome shotgun sequence genome:
- the LOC141661960 gene encoding uncharacterized protein LOC141661960 yields the protein MDIELAKCECCGLKEDCTQDYISEVKSKFEGKWLCGLCSEAVRDELTRGNSKAFDVEEAMRAHMSFCRKYKSNPAIRVADGMRQMLRRRSDVSSGSPASSKKYSRSCSTSQVGDDSSFSYY from the coding sequence ATGGACATTGAATTGGCAAAGTGTGAGTGTTGTGGGCTGAAAGAAGATTGTACTCAAGATTATATTAGTGAGGTGAAGTCGAAATTTGAGGGTAAATGGTTATGTGGATTGTGCTCAGAAGCAGTTAGAGATGAACTAACTAGAGGAAATTCCAAGGCATTTGATGTTGAAGAAGCTATGAGAGCTCACATGTCATTTTGCCGAAAATATAAATCAAATCCTGCAATTCGAGTGGCTGATGGGATGAGACAGATGCTACGTAGACGATCTGATGTGTCATCAGGCTCACCGGCTTCTTCAAAGAAGTATTCGAGATCATGCAGCACCTCTCAAGTAGGAGATGATTCTTCATTCTCTTATTATTAG